The Candidatus Taylorbacteria bacterium genome includes a window with the following:
- the dnaN gene encoding DNA polymerase III subunit beta translates to MKIECLKEKLASAVSKCEKISGKHPTLPVLKCILLEVKDNNLILKSTNLDLGVEITFPVKTEEEGVVAVPGSVLNNFIQNLDNYKSIKLESAEGNLKVWTENNSTVIKSLPHEDFPTIPVVSLSKVFKMNAKDIVRGLKSVWYSSGTSSMKPELSSVYIYHNDENVVFVATDSFRLAEKRVKVKKIPDFTQILIPFKNVIEIVRILEEVSDDVEIHLDKNQISFSWEGLYLTSRIIDGVFPDYKQIIPKENKSEVVALKQDLVNSLKLANVFSDNFNQINMKLRPGGKTFHLTTRNADVGETVNKLESAISGEDIDINFNYRYILDCFQSIEADSVSLQFNGVSKPMVIRGVGDRSFMYLVMPMNK, encoded by the coding sequence ATGAAGATAGAATGCTTAAAAGAAAAACTAGCCTCCGCGGTTTCTAAATGCGAAAAAATAAGCGGGAAGCACCCGACATTGCCGGTGCTTAAGTGTATTCTTTTAGAGGTGAAGGATAATAATTTGATTTTAAAATCAACCAATTTAGATTTGGGGGTGGAGATTACTTTTCCCGTTAAAACCGAGGAAGAAGGAGTTGTGGCTGTGCCGGGGTCGGTGTTAAATAATTTCATACAGAACCTAGATAACTATAAAAGCATTAAACTTGAGAGTGCGGAGGGCAATCTCAAAGTTTGGACGGAGAATAATTCAACAGTCATTAAATCCCTTCCTCATGAGGATTTTCCCACCATCCCCGTTGTATCCCTGTCTAAAGTTTTTAAAATGAACGCGAAAGATATTGTGCGGGGACTCAAAAGTGTCTGGTACAGTTCGGGGACATCGAGCATGAAGCCGGAACTTTCGAGCGTATACATCTATCACAACGACGAAAATGTTGTTTTTGTGGCTACCGACTCATTTCGACTGGCGGAAAAGAGGGTAAAAGTGAAAAAAATTCCCGATTTTACCCAAATTCTTATTCCTTTTAAAAATGTGATTGAAATTGTGAGGATTCTCGAGGAGGTTTCGGACGATGTTGAGATTCATCTCGATAAAAATCAAATTTCATTTTCGTGGGAGGGGCTGTATCTTACCTCGCGAATCATTGACGGCGTGTTTCCCGACTACAAGCAGATAATTCCCAAGGAGAATAAAAGCGAGGTTGTCGCGCTGAAGCAGGATTTGGTGAATTCCTTGAAACTCGCCAATGTTTTTTCCGATAACTTCAATCAGATCAATATGAAATTGAGACCGGGAGGCAAAACCTTTCATCTAACGACCCGGAATGCGGATGTCGGGGAAACGGTGAATAAGCTTGAGAGCGCTATTTCGGGCGAAGACATCGATATAAATTTCAACTACCGATATATCCTCGATTGCTTCCAATCAATCGAAGCAGACAGCGTTTCACTCCAATTTAACGGCGTTTCGAAGCCCATGGTCATCCGCGGAGTGGGGGATAGGAGTTTTATGTATCTCGTGATGCCGATGAATAAGTAA
- a CDS encoding PBP1A family penicillin-binding protein, translating into MRFKLFSLSAKKKKLLKEAIGILIALFALCAGAMILWVSTFELPDVNAFEQRKISESTKIYDREGKNLLYSVQENVKRTVVPSDEMSKNIKNATVAIEDAEFYEHYGIKPKSILRAIFANLKSGKFSQGGSTITQQVIKNTFLTTDKTITRKVKEWVLAIRLEKVLSKDKILETYLNEAPYGGNIYGVEEASQAYFAKPAYDLTLAEAAYLAALPQAPTYYSPYGNHKQELIDRKNLVLKKMLENNFITADEYQKASADKVDFRPREERGIKAPHFVIYVKEYLAQKYGENAMQENGYKVITTLDYGLQEKAQDLTKKFALQNKKTYNAENAGVVIIDPKTGQILSMVGSRDYFDTEIDGNFNVTLAHRQPGSTFKPIVYAEALEKGYLPETVVFDAKTQFSSNCAASNLTSAGGCYSPDNYDEKFRGPISFRNALAQSVNIASVKILYLAGIQDSLNLAKKMGVESLASAGTYGLTLVLGGGEASPLDMTSAYSVFANEGVRNPPVAILRIEDRDGKVIEEFKKQETEVLPRSIALTISDILSDNVARTPLYGANSLLYFPGKDVAVKTGTTNNYKDAWTIGYTPTVTVGAWVGNNDNRPMERKLSGQLVVPLWNAVMQEALKVTPIAHFEEPDPVDTSYYKPILKGVWQDPTGVHSILHYVDTNNPLGGEPRNPNSNPQYSHWEYGVQKWLTDNGSTFGAQGTSTGVSIPVKKIVVAIVNPQGSKQYKKGQPINIGLEFAPGGSPIVRANYYLNNAFLGSSGDSPFEFTFTPDSVKKINTLKVILTDSKDETGEAQVEFETTN; encoded by the coding sequence ATGCGATTCAAGCTCTTTTCTTTATCGGCAAAAAAGAAAAAACTGCTTAAGGAAGCTATCGGTATCTTGATAGCCCTGTTCGCGCTTTGCGCGGGAGCGATGATTTTGTGGGTTTCGACTTTCGAGCTCCCTGACGTGAACGCTTTTGAGCAAAGAAAGATTTCGGAGTCCACAAAGATATATGACCGGGAAGGAAAAAATCTCCTCTACAGCGTTCAGGAAAACGTCAAAAGAACCGTAGTTCCGAGCGATGAAATGTCAAAAAATATCAAGAATGCGACCGTTGCCATCGAAGACGCGGAATTCTACGAGCATTACGGCATCAAACCAAAATCCATTCTCCGCGCTATTTTCGCCAATTTAAAAAGCGGAAAGTTCAGCCAAGGCGGTTCTACCATCACCCAACAAGTCATCAAAAATACATTTCTCACCACGGACAAAACGATAACGAGAAAAGTGAAAGAGTGGGTTTTGGCCATACGACTCGAAAAAGTTTTAAGCAAGGACAAAATCCTTGAGACCTATTTGAACGAAGCGCCGTACGGGGGCAATATCTACGGAGTTGAGGAAGCGAGCCAGGCCTACTTCGCCAAACCCGCCTACGACCTGACGCTTGCGGAGGCGGCATATCTTGCGGCCCTGCCACAAGCACCTACCTACTATTCTCCTTACGGCAACCACAAGCAGGAACTCATTGACAGAAAAAATCTTGTTCTGAAAAAAATGCTGGAAAACAACTTTATCACAGCGGATGAATACCAGAAGGCTTCGGCAGATAAGGTAGATTTCCGACCACGGGAAGAACGAGGAATCAAAGCGCCTCATTTCGTCATTTATGTGAAAGAATATCTGGCTCAAAAGTACGGTGAGAATGCGATGCAGGAAAACGGCTACAAAGTAATCACGACGTTAGACTACGGACTGCAGGAAAAAGCCCAGGACCTGACGAAAAAATTCGCTTTGCAAAACAAGAAAACCTACAACGCCGAAAATGCCGGAGTGGTAATTATTGACCCCAAAACGGGCCAAATTCTCTCGATGGTCGGCTCCCGAGATTACTTTGACACGGAAATAGACGGAAACTTCAACGTGACCCTCGCTCACCGTCAGCCGGGCTCAACTTTCAAGCCAATCGTGTATGCGGAAGCTTTAGAAAAAGGCTACCTGCCCGAAACTGTTGTCTTCGATGCAAAAACGCAATTTTCCTCGAACTGCGCCGCGTCGAACTTGACGAGTGCCGGTGGATGCTATTCCCCAGACAACTACGACGAAAAATTCCGCGGGCCAATCTCTTTCCGTAATGCCCTCGCCCAGTCGGTAAATATCGCTTCGGTCAAAATTCTCTATCTCGCCGGCATCCAAGACTCACTTAATTTAGCGAAAAAAATGGGAGTGGAAAGTTTGGCGAGTGCGGGCACCTATGGCTTGACTCTAGTGCTTGGAGGAGGGGAAGCATCTCCTCTGGATATGACAAGCGCTTATTCAGTATTCGCAAATGAGGGAGTGAGAAATCCTCCGGTAGCCATCTTGCGAATAGAGGACAGAGATGGAAAGGTTATCGAGGAATTTAAAAAGCAAGAAACGGAAGTATTGCCTAGGTCCATTGCTCTGACAATTTCTGACATACTGTCGGACAACGTGGCAAGAACTCCCCTCTATGGAGCGAACTCTCTGCTATATTTCCCGGGCAAGGACGTGGCGGTAAAAACGGGAACAACCAACAACTACAAAGACGCGTGGACAATCGGCTATACCCCTACGGTTACCGTGGGAGCCTGGGTGGGAAACAATGATAATCGTCCGATGGAGAGAAAACTTTCGGGACAACTCGTGGTGCCATTGTGGAATGCCGTAATGCAGGAGGCTCTTAAAGTAACGCCAATTGCGCATTTTGAGGAGCCCGACCCGGTGGACACCTCGTACTACAAGCCGATATTGAAAGGAGTGTGGCAAGACCCTACTGGTGTTCACTCAATCCTCCATTACGTGGATACAAATAACCCTCTTGGGGGAGAGCCGAGAAATCCAAATAGCAACCCGCAATATTCTCATTGGGAATACGGAGTGCAAAAATGGCTTACGGACAACGGAAGCACCTTCGGTGCCCAGGGCACGAGTACGGGAGTTTCAATCCCGGTCAAAAAAATTGTCGTGGCGATTGTAAATCCGCAAGGATCGAAGCAATACAAAAAAGGACAGCCCATAAACATCGGTCTTGAGTTTGCCCCTGGTGGTAGCCCGATTGTAAGAGCCAATTACTATCTTAATAATGCTTTTCTTGGGTCTAGTGGTGACTCGCCGTTCGAATTCACGTTTACGCCGGACTCCGTTAAGAAAATAAACACCCTAAAGGTAATTCTCACAGACTCGAAAGACGAGACAGGAGAAGCGCAGGTGGAGTTTGAAACAACGAATTAA